One region of Solea senegalensis isolate Sse05_10M linkage group LG14, IFAPA_SoseM_1, whole genome shotgun sequence genomic DNA includes:
- the LOC122780767 gene encoding elongation factor 2-like, with protein sequence MVNFTVDQIRSIMDKKANIRNMSVIAHVDHGKSTLTDSLVSKAGIIASSRAGETRFTDTRKDEQERCITIKSTAISLFYELSENDMAFIKQSRDGSGFLINLIDSPGHVDFSSEVTAALRVTDGALVVVDCVSGVCVQTETVLRQAIAERIKPVLMMNKMDRALLELQIEAEDLYQTFQRIIETVNVIISTYSEEDSPTGNIQIDPVIGTVGFGSGLHGWAFSLKQFAEMYVAKFAAKGKAPLTPEEHCKKVEDMMKKLWGDKFYDTANGKFSKTSEGAGGKMLPRSFVALVLDPIYKVFDAIMKFKKEDTEKLIEKLDIKLDNEDKEKEGKPLLKAVMRRWLPAGEALLQMITIHLPSPVTAQKYRCEMLYEGPGDDEAALGIKNCDPKAPLMMYISKMVPTNDKGRFYAFGRVFSGVVSTGMKVRIMGPNYVPGKKDDLYLKPIQRTVLMMGRYTESIEDVPCGNIVGLVGVDQFLVKTGTITTFDNAHNMKVMKFSVSPVVRVAVEAKNPADLPKLVEGLKRLSKSDPMVQCIIEESGEHIIAGAGELHLEICLKDLEEDHACIPLKKSDPVVSYRETVSAESCVVCLSKSPNKHNRLFMKARPLEEGLPEDIEKGEISARQELKARSRILAETYKWDVTEARKIWCFGPDGTGPNMLVDVTKGVQYLNEIKDSVVAGFQWAVKEGVLCEENMRAIRFDVHDVTLHADAIHRGGGQIIPTARRVLYACELTAEPRLMEPVYLVEIQCPEAAMGGIYSVLTRRRGNLFDEYRVAGTPMHVIKAHLPVMESFGFTADLRSNTGGKAFPQCVFDHWQVLPGNPMDPTTKPGIVVTETRKRKGLKEGVPALDNYLDKL encoded by the exons ATG GTGAACTTTACCGTAGACCAGATCCGTTCCATCATGGACAAAAAGGCTAACATTCGTAACATGTCTGTGATTGCGCACGTCGATCATGGAAAGTCAACTCTAACTGACTCGCTGGTGTCGAAGGCTGGTATCATTGCATCATCTCGTGCTGGTGAGACCCGTTTTACTGACACACGTAAAGATGAGCAGGAACGTTGCATCACCATCAAATCTac CGCTATCTCTCTGTTTTACGAGCTGTCCGAAAATGACATGGCCTTCATTAAGCAGAGCAGAGATGGCTCTGGCTTCTTGATCAACCTCATTGACTCTCCAGGACACGTTGACTTCTCATCAGAAGTTACTGCTGCTCTACGAGTCACTGATGGAGCCTTGGTGGTTGTGGATTGCGTGTCTG gtgtttgtgtacaaacgGAGACTGTGCTTCGTCAGGCCATTGCTGAGCGCATCAAGCCAGTCCTTATGATGAATAAGATGGATCGTGCTTTGTTGGAGTTGCAAATTGAAGCAGAAGACCTTTACCAGACTTTCCAGCGTATTATTGAGACTGTCAATGTCATCATCAGCACTTACTCTGAGGAAGATTCACCTACAGGCAACATTCAG ATTGATCCAGTGATTGGTACTGTTGGCTTTGGCTCTGGACTCCATGGCTGGGCTTTCAGTCTGAAGCAGTTTGCTGAGATGTATGTTGCCAAGTTTGCTGCCAAGGGCAAAGCCCCATTGACACCAGAGGAGCATTGCAAGAAGGTGGAGGACATGATGAAGAAGCTGTGGGGTGATAA GTTCTATGACACTGCCAATGGAAAGTTCAGCAAGACCTCTGAAGGGGCCGGTGGCAAGATGTTACCCCGTTCCTTTGTTGCTCTTGTCTTGGATCCCATCTACAAG GTGTTTGATGCCATCATGAAGTTCAAGAAAGAGGACACTGAAAAATTGATCGAGAAGTTGGATATCAAGTTGGATAATGAAGACAAGGAGAAAGAGGGTAAGCCTCTCCTGAAGGCTGTCATGCGTCGCTGGCTGCCAGCTGGAGAAGCCCTTCTGCAAATGATTACCATCCACCTGCCTTCCCCGGTCACTGCCCAGAAGTACCGTTGTGAGATGCTTTATGAAGGACCTGGTGACGATGAGGCTGCTCTTG GTATCAAGAACTGTGACCCCAAGGCTCCCTTAATGATGTACATCTCAAAGATGGTCCCCACAAATGACAAAGGTCGCTTCTATGCATTTGGCCGTGTGTTCTCTGGGGTTGTTTCCACTGGAATGAAGGTACGCATCATGGGACCAAACTATGTCCCTGGAAAGAAGGACGACCTGTACCTGAAGCCAATTCAGAG AACTGTTTTGATGATGGGCCGTTATACGGAGTCTATCGAAGATGTTCCATGTGGCAACATCGTGGGACTGGTTGGAGTAGACCAGTTTCTCGTCAAGACTGGTACAATCACCACCTTTGACAATGCCCACAACATGAAAGTGATGAAGTTCAGTGTCAGCCCAGTGGTCAGAGTTGCTGTGGAGGCCAAAAACCCCGCTGACCTGCCCAAGCTGGTGGAGGGTCTGAAGCGTCTGTCGAAGTCTGATCCCATGGTGCAGTGTATCATTGAGGAGTCTGGAGAGCATATTATTGCTGGAGCTGGAGAGTTGCATCTGGAGATCTGCCTGAAGGATCTGGAGGAGGATCATGCTTGCATTCCACTCAAG aaatCTGACCCCGTGGTGTCCTACAGAGAGACGGTCAGCGCAGAatcctgtgttgtgtgtctgtcaaaGTCGCCCAACAAGCACAACCGTCTGTTCATGAAGGCCCGTCCCTTAGAAGAAGGCCTGCCAGAAGACATTGAAAAGGGAGAGATTTCTGCTCGTCAGGAGTTGAAGGCTCGGTCCCGTATTCTTGCTGAGACTTACAAATGGGATGTCACTGAGGCCAGAAAGATCTGGTGCTTTGGACCTGATGGCACTGGTCCCAACATGTTGGTTGATGTTACCAAGGGAGTGCAGTACCTGAATGAGATAAAGGACAGTGTTGTGGCTGGCTTCCAGTGGGCAGTCAAGGAG GGTGTCCTTTGTGAAGAGAATATGCGTGCCATTCGCTTTGATGTCCATGATGTGACCCTGCATGCAGATGCTATTCACCGTGGTGGTGGTCAAATTATCCCCACAGCCCGCAGAGTTCTGTATGCATGTGAGCTCACAGCTGAGCCTAGACTCATGGAACCTGTCTATCTTGTGGAGATCCAG TGTCCTGAAGCTGCAATGGGTGGCATCTACAGTGTGTTGACCAGGAGACGTGGTAACCTGTTTGACGAGTATCGTGTCGCAGGCACACCCATGCATGTCATCAAGGCCCACTTGCCTGTCATGGAGTCATTTG GTTTCACAGCTGACCTTCGCTCAAACACTGGTGGCAAGGCCTTCCCACAGTGTGTATTCGACCACTGGCAGGTCCTTCCTGGAAACCCAATGGATCCCACAACGAAGCCTGGTATCGTCGTCACTGAGACACGTAAACGTAAGGGTCTCAAGGAAGGTGTCCCAGCGTTGGACAACTACCTGGACAAACTGTAA